One segment of Enterobacter ludwigii DNA contains the following:
- the ompL gene encoding porin OmpL produces MKRIVTALVVSSVSCSAIAGAYVETREAYNTASELHEVILRAGYNFDKGAGLMFTNAYNVGKWDELKHSYNEIEGWYPLFKPTDKLTFQPGGLLNDSSAGSGGAIYLDTNYKFLDWFNLTFRYRYNHNNYDTPDYNGQMDKNDTHEFANYWNFKVTDAFFYTFEPHFFQRVNDYHSKNGKDHHWEITHKFSYKIDKNWLPYLELQWLDRWNDYNREQYRIRLGLRYSF; encoded by the coding sequence ATGAAAAGAATCGTTACTGCACTGGTTGTGTCGTCTGTGTCCTGCTCGGCAATTGCCGGCGCCTATGTCGAAACGCGCGAAGCCTATAATACGGCCTCTGAACTGCACGAAGTGATCCTGCGTGCTGGCTATAACTTCGATAAGGGCGCGGGGCTGATGTTCACTAACGCCTATAACGTGGGCAAATGGGACGAGCTTAAGCACAGCTATAACGAAATTGAAGGGTGGTATCCACTTTTTAAACCGACCGATAAACTCACCTTTCAGCCTGGCGGTTTACTGAATGACAGCAGCGCCGGGTCCGGAGGCGCTATCTATCTGGATACCAATTATAAATTTCTCGACTGGTTTAATCTGACCTTCCGCTATCGCTATAACCACAACAATTACGATACGCCGGACTACAACGGCCAGATGGATAAAAACGACACTCACGAATTCGCTAACTACTGGAATTTCAAGGTCACGGATGCGTTTTTCTATACCTTTGAACCGCATTTTTTCCAGCGCGTGAACGATTACCACAGCAAAAATGGCAAAGACCATCACTGGGAAATCACCCATAAATTTAGCTATAAAATCGATAAAAACTGGCTGCCCTATCTTGAGCTTCAGTGGCTGGACAGATGGAATGATTACAACCGCGAGCAGTACCGTATCCGCCTGGGGTTAAGGTATTCGTTCTGA
- the yihU gene encoding sulfolactaldehyde 3-reductase translates to MSAIAFIGLGQMGAPMATNLLKQGHQLHVFDVNPQAIQALVARGALAAATPAQAVKEAEFVITMLPNGDLVRTVLFGEQGVCEGLSREALVIDMSTIHPLQTDALIHDMAERGFSMMDVPVGRTSDHAVAGTLLLLAGGTAQQVERATPVLMAMGNELINAGGPGMGIRVKLINNYMSIALNALSAEAAVLCEALGLSFDVALSVMSGTPAGKGHFTTSWPNKVLKGDLTPAFMIDLAHKDLGIALDVANQLHVPMPLGAASREVYNQARAAGRGREDWTAILEQVRASAGLKKTH, encoded by the coding sequence ATGTCAGCAATTGCCTTTATCGGGTTAGGACAGATGGGTGCGCCTATGGCAACGAATCTGCTTAAACAGGGCCACCAGCTTCACGTTTTTGATGTAAACCCACAGGCGATACAGGCCCTGGTGGCGCGTGGAGCCCTGGCTGCAGCCACGCCTGCACAGGCAGTAAAGGAGGCCGAATTTGTCATCACCATGCTGCCAAACGGAGACCTGGTTCGCACAGTCTTGTTTGGTGAGCAGGGCGTCTGCGAAGGGTTATCCCGCGAAGCGCTGGTCATTGATATGTCCACCATTCACCCGCTACAGACCGATGCCCTGATCCACGACATGGCTGAACGTGGTTTCAGCATGATGGATGTGCCTGTCGGACGCACATCGGACCATGCCGTCGCCGGAACATTACTCCTTCTGGCTGGTGGCACCGCGCAGCAGGTTGAACGAGCCACGCCGGTGTTGATGGCGATGGGCAATGAACTGATAAACGCAGGTGGGCCAGGCATGGGTATCCGCGTGAAGCTTATTAACAACTACATGAGCATTGCCCTGAACGCGCTGTCCGCTGAAGCCGCCGTGCTGTGTGAAGCCCTCGGCCTCTCTTTCGATGTGGCGCTCAGCGTCATGAGCGGTACGCCAGCAGGCAAAGGCCACTTCACCACCTCATGGCCTAACAAGGTGCTCAAAGGCGATCTTACACCGGCCTTTATGATCGACCTCGCGCATAAAGATCTGGGGATCGCGCTGGACGTGGCAAACCAGCTCCACGTCCCGATGCCGCTGGGCGCCGCCTCCCGTGAAGTCTACAACCAGGCGCGGGCCGCCGGACGCGGGCGCGAAGACTGGACAGCCATTCTTGAACAGGTTCGCGCATCCGCCGGGCTGAAAAAAACACACTGA
- a CDS encoding sugar kinase produces MTRIVCVGITVLDRIWYLDDLPKEGGKYVAKDYTEVGGGPAATAAVAAAKLGAEVDFIGRVGDDDTGRRLLAELESLGVNTRYTRRVKGARSSQSAVLVDGHGERVIANYPSPDLPATAAWLQDIDFSQWDIVLADVRWHEGAKQAFTLARQQGVSTLLDADVTPQDIAELVALSDHAAFSAPGLRRLSQLDDTESALRKAQTLTNGHVYVTQGREGCYWLEQGALRHQPGFAVDVVDTTGAGDVFHGALAVSLAQQGASPDAVRFASAVAALKCTRPGGRAGIPDCDQTRSFLSLFV; encoded by the coding sequence ATGACTCGCATCGTTTGTGTCGGCATTACCGTGCTGGATCGCATCTGGTATCTCGATGATTTACCGAAAGAAGGTGGCAAATATGTCGCAAAAGACTATACGGAGGTGGGCGGCGGTCCTGCGGCGACTGCGGCGGTGGCGGCAGCGAAACTGGGGGCTGAGGTGGACTTTATTGGCCGGGTGGGTGATGACGATACCGGCAGAAGACTGCTCGCGGAGCTGGAGTCCCTGGGGGTAAACACGCGCTATACGCGGAGGGTGAAAGGAGCCCGTTCATCGCAATCGGCCGTGCTGGTGGATGGTCACGGGGAGCGTGTCATTGCTAACTACCCCAGCCCCGATCTCCCGGCTACGGCGGCATGGCTGCAGGATATCGACTTTTCGCAATGGGATATCGTATTAGCCGACGTGCGCTGGCACGAAGGGGCTAAACAGGCGTTCACCCTTGCCCGCCAGCAGGGCGTCAGCACGCTGCTTGATGCCGATGTCACCCCGCAGGACATTGCTGAGCTGGTCGCCTTAAGCGATCACGCGGCCTTCTCCGCGCCGGGTTTGCGGCGTTTAAGCCAGCTGGACGACACGGAAAGCGCGCTGAGAAAAGCACAAACGCTCACAAATGGACATGTCTACGTCACGCAAGGGCGTGAAGGGTGTTACTGGCTGGAGCAGGGCGCGCTTCGTCATCAGCCGGGATTTGCGGTCGACGTGGTGGATACCACAGGTGCAGGGGATGTCTTTCACGGTGCGCTGGCGGTGAGTCTGGCGCAGCAGGGGGCGTCACCAGACGCGGTACGTTTCGCGAGTGCGGTTGCGGCACTGAAATGTACCCGGCCCGGCGGACGGGCGGGTATACCTGACTGTGATCAAACCCGCTCTTTTTTGTCACTTTTTGTATAA
- a CDS encoding MFS transporter, translated as MRQHASDPATLRLPFKEKLAYGMGDLGSNILLDIGTLYLLKFYTDVLGLPGTYGGIIFLIAKFFTAFTDMGTGIMLDSRRKIGPKGKFRPFVLYAAFPVTLLAIANFVGTPFEITGKTVMATVLFMLYGLFFSMMNCSYGAMVPAITKNPDERASLAAWRQGGATLGLLLCTVGFVPVMNLIEGNDQLGYIFAATLFSLFGLFFMWWCYKGVTERYVEMQPANPAQKPGLLQSFRAIAGNRPLFILCIANLCTLGAFNVKLAIQVYYTQYVLNDPILLSYMGFFSMGCIFIGVFMMPGAVRRFGKKKVYISGLLIWVAGDLLNYFFGGGSVSFVAFSCLAFFGSAFVNSLNWALVSDTVEYGEWRTGVRSEGTVYTGFTFFRKVSQALAGFFPGIMLTQIGYVPNVVQSAGTVEGLRQLIFIYPSLLAVITIVAMGCFYNLNEKMYVRIVEEIELRKRTA; from the coding sequence ATGCGTCAACACGCTTCCGATCCGGCAACGCTACGCCTGCCGTTTAAAGAGAAACTCGCCTACGGGATGGGCGATCTCGGCTCTAACATCCTTCTGGATATCGGCACGTTGTATCTGCTGAAGTTCTACACCGACGTTCTTGGCCTGCCTGGTACCTACGGCGGGATCATCTTCCTGATTGCCAAGTTCTTCACCGCCTTCACCGATATGGGCACGGGTATCATGCTCGATTCCCGACGCAAGATCGGTCCTAAGGGCAAATTCCGCCCGTTCGTGCTGTATGCGGCGTTCCCGGTGACGTTACTGGCCATCGCAAACTTTGTCGGCACGCCGTTTGAAATCACCGGCAAAACAGTGATGGCGACCGTGCTGTTCATGCTTTACGGCCTGTTCTTCAGCATGATGAACTGCTCCTACGGTGCGATGGTGCCGGCCATTACCAAAAACCCGGACGAGCGCGCTTCGCTGGCCGCCTGGCGTCAGGGTGGCGCCACGCTTGGCCTGCTGCTCTGTACCGTCGGGTTTGTGCCGGTAATGAACCTGATTGAAGGCAATGACCAGCTTGGGTATATCTTTGCCGCGACCCTCTTCTCGCTGTTCGGGCTGTTCTTTATGTGGTGGTGCTATAAGGGCGTGACCGAGCGTTACGTTGAAATGCAGCCCGCCAATCCAGCCCAGAAGCCCGGCCTGCTGCAGTCGTTTCGCGCCATCGCCGGTAACCGACCGCTGTTTATTCTCTGCATCGCCAACCTGTGCACGCTGGGGGCCTTTAACGTTAAGCTCGCCATTCAGGTTTATTACACGCAGTACGTGCTGAACGACCCTATTCTGTTGTCCTACATGGGCTTTTTCAGCATGGGCTGCATTTTTATCGGCGTCTTTATGATGCCCGGCGCGGTGCGTCGCTTCGGCAAGAAAAAGGTCTATATCAGCGGGCTGCTGATTTGGGTGGCAGGCGACCTGCTCAACTACTTCTTTGGCGGTGGTTCGGTAAGCTTTGTGGCGTTCTCCTGTCTGGCCTTCTTCGGCTCAGCCTTCGTGAATAGCCTCAACTGGGCGCTGGTGTCCGATACCGTGGAGTACGGCGAGTGGCGTACCGGCGTGCGATCCGAAGGGACGGTCTATACCGGCTTTACCTTCTTCCGGAAGGTCTCACAGGCGCTGGCCGGCTTCTTCCCCGGCATCATGCTCACGCAAATCGGCTATGTGCCAAACGTGGTGCAATCCGCCGGAACGGTTGAAGGGCTGCGGCAGCTGATATTTATCTACCCCAGTCTGCTGGCCGTCATCACCATCGTGGCGATGGGCTGTTTCTACAACCTCAACGAGAAGATGTATGTGCGCATCGTGGAAGAAATTGAACTGCGCAAACGTACAGCATAA
- a CDS encoding alpha-glucosidase, whose protein sequence is MRTLHNIILKSSEHGFTLSWQDRLILSHTADTPCLWIGAGEADIEMFRGNFSIKDKLNEKIALTEATVAPQNAGWAIRFTRGDAVSATLLVGVDAEGRLELKLKNDATCHNRIWLRLAAQPEDHIYGCGEQFSYFDLRGKPFPLWTSEQGVGRNKQTYVTWQADCKENAGGDYYWTFFPQPTFVSTQKYYCHVDNSCYMNFDFSAPGFHELAFWEDNATLRFECAQTYVDLLEKLTGLLGRQPELPDWVYDGVTLGVQGGTDVCQQKLDTMRNGGVKVNGIWAQDWSGIRMTSFGKRVMWNWKWNSDLYPQLDTRIPQWKQEGVQFLSYINPYVASDRDLCEEAAKRGYLTKNADGQDYHVEFGEFYAGVIDLTNPEAYGWYKEVIKKNLIALGCGGWMADFGEYLPTDTFLHNGVSAEIMHNAWPALWAKCNYEALEETGKLGEILFFMRAGYTGSQKHSVMMWAGDQNVDWSLDDGLASVVPAALSLAMTGHGLHHSDIGGYTTLFEMKRSKELLLRWCDFSAFTPMMRTHEGNRPGDNWQFDGDGETIAHFARMTTVFTTLKPYIKAAVAQNAKSGLPVMRPLFLHYENDARSYTLKYQYLFGRDLLVAPVHEEGRRDWTLYLPEDTWVNAWTGETHEGGDITVDAPLGKPPVFYRQQSEWADLFSTLRHI, encoded by the coding sequence ATGCGTACCCTACACAATATTATTCTTAAAAGCAGTGAACATGGTTTCACCCTGAGCTGGCAGGATCGTCTGATTCTGTCCCACACCGCCGACACCCCGTGCCTGTGGATCGGCGCAGGTGAAGCCGATATCGAGATGTTTCGCGGCAACTTCAGCATCAAAGACAAACTCAACGAAAAAATTGCCCTGACCGAGGCCACCGTCGCGCCGCAAAATGCGGGTTGGGCGATTCGCTTTACCCGGGGTGACGCCGTCAGCGCCACGCTACTGGTGGGTGTGGATGCCGAAGGACGCCTGGAGCTGAAACTCAAAAATGATGCCACCTGCCATAACCGCATCTGGCTGCGGCTGGCGGCCCAGCCCGAGGATCATATCTATGGTTGCGGAGAGCAGTTCTCCTACTTCGACCTGCGCGGCAAGCCGTTCCCGTTGTGGACTAGCGAGCAGGGCGTGGGCCGTAATAAGCAGACCTACGTCACCTGGCAGGCAGACTGCAAAGAGAACGCGGGCGGCGATTACTACTGGACCTTCTTCCCGCAACCCACCTTTGTGAGTACCCAGAAGTACTACTGCCACGTGGATAACAGCTGTTATATGAATTTCGACTTCAGCGCGCCGGGGTTCCACGAGCTGGCCTTCTGGGAAGATAACGCCACGCTGCGCTTCGAATGTGCGCAAACGTATGTCGATCTGCTGGAAAAACTGACCGGGTTACTGGGCCGTCAGCCCGAACTGCCGGACTGGGTTTACGACGGGGTAACGCTGGGCGTTCAGGGCGGCACCGACGTGTGCCAGCAAAAGCTCGACACCATGCGCAACGGCGGTGTGAAGGTGAACGGTATCTGGGCGCAGGACTGGTCCGGCATCCGGATGACCTCCTTTGGCAAACGCGTGATGTGGAACTGGAAGTGGAACAGCGATCTGTATCCGCAGCTGGATACACGTATCCCGCAGTGGAAGCAGGAGGGCGTGCAGTTCCTCTCCTATATCAACCCTTACGTGGCCAGCGACAGAGACCTCTGTGAAGAGGCGGCGAAACGCGGTTATCTGACCAAAAACGCCGACGGTCAGGACTATCACGTCGAGTTCGGCGAGTTCTACGCGGGCGTTATCGACCTGACGAATCCGGAAGCCTACGGCTGGTACAAAGAGGTCATCAAAAAGAACCTGATAGCGCTGGGCTGTGGCGGCTGGATGGCTGATTTTGGTGAATATTTGCCGACTGATACCTTCCTGCACAACGGCGTGAGCGCGGAAATCATGCATAACGCCTGGCCTGCGCTATGGGCGAAATGTAACTACGAGGCGCTGGAAGAGACCGGCAAGCTCGGCGAGATCCTGTTCTTTATGCGCGCGGGTTATACCGGCAGCCAGAAACACTCGGTGATGATGTGGGCCGGCGATCAGAACGTCGACTGGAGCCTGGACGACGGTCTGGCATCAGTGGTTCCTGCGGCACTCTCACTGGCAATGACCGGGCACGGGCTGCATCACAGCGACATCGGCGGTTATACCACGCTGTTTGAGATGAAACGCAGCAAAGAGCTGCTGCTGCGCTGGTGCGACTTCAGCGCCTTCACACCGATGATGCGTACCCACGAGGGCAACCGCCCTGGCGATAACTGGCAGTTTGATGGCGACGGCGAAACCATCGCCCACTTTGCGCGTATGACGACCGTCTTCACTACCCTGAAGCCCTACATCAAAGCCGCCGTTGCGCAGAACGCGAAAAGCGGCCTGCCGGTGATGCGTCCGCTGTTCCTGCATTACGAAAACGATGCGCGCAGCTACACGCTGAAATACCAGTATCTGTTTGGCCGCGATCTGCTGGTGGCACCGGTCCATGAAGAAGGCCGTCGTGACTGGACGCTCTATTTGCCTGAGGACACCTGGGTGAATGCCTGGACGGGTGAAACGCATGAGGGCGGTGACATCACCGTTGACGCTCCGCTCGGCAAACCGCCGGTGTTTTATCGCCAGCAAAGCGAATGGGCAGACCTGTTTAGCACCTTACGTCATATCTGA
- the yihS gene encoding sulfoquinovose isomerase: MKWFNTLSHNRWLEQETDRILDFGKNAAVPTGFGWLGNNGQVRSDMGTHLWITARMLHVYAVAANMGRPGAYALVEHGINALNGPLRDPQYGGWYACINDEGVMDASKQGYQHFFVLLGAASAVTTGHPQARKLLDDAIEVIERYFWSEQEQMCLESWDEAFSKTEEYRGGNANMHAVEAFLIVYDVTHDRKWLDRALRIASVIIHDVARKGEYRVNEHFDTQWNPIRDYNIDNPAHRFRAYGGTPGHWIEWGRLMLHLRAALEARFETPPAWLLEDAKGLFHATIRDAWAPDGADGFVYSVGWDGKPIVRERVRWPIVEAMGTAYALYTVTGEAQYEAWYQKWWDYCIKYLIDYENGSWWQELDIHNEVTTKVWDGKQDIYHLLHCLVIPRLPLAPGLAPAVAAGLLDSQAK, translated from the coding sequence ATGAAATGGTTTAACACCCTGAGCCATAACCGCTGGCTTGAACAAGAGACTGACCGCATTCTCGATTTCGGTAAAAACGCCGCCGTGCCGACCGGTTTTGGCTGGCTGGGCAATAACGGTCAGGTGCGCAGCGATATGGGCACGCATCTGTGGATCACCGCCCGTATGCTGCACGTTTATGCCGTGGCGGCAAACATGGGGCGTCCCGGCGCATATGCCCTGGTGGAGCATGGCATCAACGCCCTGAATGGCCCGCTGCGTGACCCGCAATATGGCGGCTGGTACGCCTGTATTAACGATGAAGGCGTTATGGATGCCTCCAAGCAGGGCTATCAGCACTTCTTTGTTTTGCTGGGCGCGGCCAGCGCCGTCACCACCGGCCATCCGCAGGCTCGCAAGTTACTGGACGATGCCATCGAGGTGATTGAGCGTTATTTCTGGAGCGAACAGGAACAGATGTGCCTGGAATCCTGGGATGAGGCCTTCAGCAAAACCGAAGAGTACCGTGGCGGCAACGCCAATATGCACGCTGTCGAAGCCTTCCTGATTGTGTATGACGTGACGCATGACCGTAAATGGCTCGACCGCGCACTGCGCATTGCTTCGGTGATCATTCACGACGTGGCACGCAAGGGCGAGTACCGGGTTAATGAGCATTTCGATACGCAATGGAACCCCATCCGCGATTACAACATTGATAACCCCGCTCACCGTTTTCGCGCCTACGGCGGTACGCCAGGCCACTGGATCGAGTGGGGCCGCCTGATGCTGCACCTGCGCGCTGCGCTGGAAGCGCGTTTTGAAACACCCCCCGCATGGCTGCTGGAAGATGCAAAAGGCTTGTTCCACGCCACAATCCGCGACGCCTGGGCACCCGATGGTGCCGACGGTTTTGTCTATTCCGTTGGCTGGGACGGTAAGCCCATCGTTCGCGAGCGCGTGCGCTGGCCGATTGTCGAAGCGATGGGAACGGCCTATGCGCTCTATACCGTCACCGGCGAGGCGCAGTACGAAGCCTGGTATCAGAAATGGTGGGATTACTGCATCAAATACCTGATCGACTACGAGAACGGTTCATGGTGGCAGGAGCTGGATATCCATAACGAAGTGACCACCAAAGTCTGGGACGGCAAGCAGGATATTTATCATCTGCTGCATTGCCTGGTGATCCCTCGCTTACCGCTGGCGCCAGGGTTAGCCCCGGCCGTTGCCGCCGGATTACTGGATAGCCAAGCCAAATAA
- a CDS encoding MFS transporter codes for MTHKSDPLTLKLSLREKCAYGMGDFGSNLMLCIGTLYLLKFYTDELGMPAFYGGIIFLVAKFFTAFTDMLTGVLLDSRRNIGARGKFRPFILYASVPVALVATAQFVATDFSLTVKTAIATLLFMMFGLCYSLMNCSYGAMVPAITKNPNERAQLAAWRQGGATVGLLLCTVGFMPIQALFVSQPSLGYLVAALVFVTGGLFCMWWCYSGVKERYVEVTPDHHKPGILKSFCAIFRNPPLLVLCIANLCTLAAFNIKLAIQVYYTQYVLNDLHLLSWMGFFSMGCILVGVFLVPGAVKRFGKKPVYLGGLTLWAVGDVMNFLWGTSSLLFVLFSCMAFFGTAFVNSLNWALVPDTVDYGEWKTGIRAEGSVYTGYTFSRKISAALAGFLPGIMLTQIGYIPHAVQSAGTLLGLRQLIFLWPCGLAIVAAITMGLFYKLNEARFAFIIEEIGKRKKQPAKPPELTTNNKASAVTL; via the coding sequence ATGACACACAAGAGTGATCCGTTAACCCTGAAGCTGAGCCTGCGCGAAAAGTGCGCCTACGGGATGGGCGATTTTGGCTCTAACCTGATGCTCTGTATTGGCACGCTGTATCTGCTGAAGTTTTATACTGATGAACTGGGCATGCCCGCTTTTTATGGCGGCATTATTTTCCTGGTGGCGAAGTTCTTTACCGCATTCACCGACATGCTGACCGGGGTGTTGCTGGATTCGCGGCGTAACATCGGTGCCAGAGGCAAATTCAGGCCGTTTATTCTTTATGCCTCGGTGCCGGTTGCCCTGGTGGCCACGGCGCAGTTTGTGGCCACCGATTTTAGCCTGACGGTGAAAACCGCTATTGCCACCCTGCTCTTCATGATGTTTGGCCTCTGTTATAGCCTGATGAACTGCTCTTACGGTGCGATGGTTCCCGCCATCACTAAAAATCCGAACGAGCGGGCGCAGCTTGCGGCCTGGCGCCAGGGCGGCGCAACGGTTGGGTTATTGCTCTGCACCGTGGGGTTTATGCCAATCCAGGCGCTGTTTGTCAGCCAGCCCTCTCTCGGCTATCTGGTGGCCGCACTGGTGTTCGTCACCGGCGGTCTGTTCTGCATGTGGTGGTGCTACAGCGGTGTGAAAGAGCGCTATGTGGAGGTCACGCCCGATCATCATAAGCCTGGCATCCTGAAATCCTTCTGTGCCATTTTCCGCAACCCACCGTTGCTGGTGTTGTGTATCGCCAACCTTTGCACCCTCGCCGCGTTTAATATCAAACTGGCGATTCAGGTCTACTACACCCAGTACGTGCTAAACGATCTGCATCTGCTGTCGTGGATGGGTTTTTTCAGTATGGGCTGCATTCTGGTTGGCGTGTTTCTGGTGCCGGGCGCGGTTAAGCGCTTTGGCAAGAAGCCGGTCTACCTTGGCGGGCTGACGCTGTGGGCCGTGGGCGACGTAATGAACTTCCTCTGGGGAACCAGCTCCCTGCTCTTTGTGCTCTTTTCCTGCATGGCCTTTTTCGGTACGGCATTCGTAAACAGCCTCAACTGGGCGCTGGTGCCCGATACCGTGGATTATGGCGAGTGGAAAACAGGCATTCGCGCCGAAGGGTCGGTTTATACCGGTTATACCTTCTCGCGCAAAATCTCCGCCGCCCTCGCCGGTTTCCTGCCGGGCATTATGTTGACGCAGATTGGCTACATTCCACACGCCGTGCAGAGTGCGGGCACGCTACTAGGGCTCCGTCAGCTAATTTTTCTCTGGCCGTGCGGCCTGGCGATCGTTGCCGCGATAACCATGGGACTCTTTTATAAACTCAACGAAGCACGCTTCGCCTTTATTATTGAGGAGATTGGAAAACGGAAAAAACAACCCGCAAAACCCCCTGAGTTAACCACCAACAATAAAGCGTCAGCAGTCACTTTATAA
- the yihT gene encoding sulfofructosephosphate aldolase — MTMYTLKDITRPSGGFAMLAVDQREAMRLMFAAAGAPVPVTDRHLTDFKVNAAKILSPYASAILVDQQFCYQQIVEQQAVAKSCAMIVAADEFIPGNGIPVDSVVIDKNVDAQAVRRDGGKALKLLVLWRSDEDPQQRLEMVKAFNQLCHNNGLLSIIEPVVRPPRRGATFNREQAIIDAAKELGDSGADLYKVEMPLFGKGSQQELLTASQKLNENIAMPWVILSSGVDDKLFPRAVSVAMQAGASGFLAGRAVWSSVIGLPDTELMLRDISVPKLQRLGEIVDEMMARR; from the coding sequence ATGACGATGTACACCCTGAAAGATATCACCCGACCTTCCGGCGGTTTTGCAATGCTGGCCGTTGACCAGCGCGAAGCGATGCGCCTGATGTTTGCTGCGGCGGGCGCTCCGGTGCCGGTCACCGATCGGCATCTCACCGACTTTAAGGTCAACGCGGCCAAAATTCTGTCGCCGTATGCCTCCGCCATTCTTGTCGATCAGCAGTTTTGCTACCAGCAGATCGTTGAGCAACAGGCCGTTGCCAAAAGCTGCGCGATGATTGTGGCAGCAGACGAATTTATTCCGGGGAACGGGATCCCCGTTGACAGCGTCGTCATCGATAAAAACGTTGATGCTCAGGCGGTCAGGCGCGATGGCGGCAAAGCACTGAAGCTACTGGTGCTGTGGCGTAGCGACGAAGATCCACAGCAGCGTCTGGAGATGGTGAAGGCGTTCAATCAGCTGTGCCATAACAATGGACTACTTAGCATTATTGAGCCGGTAGTCCGCCCGCCGCGTCGCGGCGCGACGTTTAATCGTGAACAGGCCATTATCGACGCGGCAAAAGAGCTGGGAGACAGCGGAGCTGACCTCTACAAAGTGGAGATGCCCCTGTTCGGCAAAGGCAGTCAGCAGGAATTGCTGACTGCCTCGCAAAAACTGAACGAGAACATCGCCATGCCGTGGGTGATCCTCTCATCCGGCGTGGACGATAAGTTGTTCCCAAGGGCGGTGAGTGTTGCGATGCAGGCGGGCGCATCCGGCTTTTTAGCCGGCCGCGCCGTCTGGTCATCAGTGATTGGCCTGCCGGACACGGAACTGATGCTCCGTGATATTTCTGTGCCGAAACTGCAGCGTTTGGGTGAGATCGTCGACGAAATGATGGCTCGCCGTTAA